The Clupea harengus chromosome 26, Ch_v2.0.2, whole genome shotgun sequence genome has a segment encoding these proteins:
- the LOC116219790 gene encoding zinc finger protein 300-like has translation MCDQFSFSKTELKTEMSGFTEPSQLRTSMKKEIKEEEFDEFLQEYPSTFKTVEEKPRLEYECKTEMNTSPNMTLREVKYSPMEIEDEEEFDSRECGDLDYSPTRDVQMIQSNKRGNIEQKRNKESSHKRPQTSYHELHQRLDTREKQYECSQCFKTFESHSSFAIHQRIHTGEKPNQCSTCGKAFSQSSHLKRHQRVHTGEKPHQCSTCGQAFSCMSHLKRHQRVHTGEKPHQCSTCGQAFSCTSALKIHHKIHTRERPHQCSTCGKAFSQSSHLKRHQRIHTGEKPHQCSTCGKAFSRLPHLKRHQRIHTGEKPHQCSTCGKAFSTLSHLKTHQMIHTGEMPHHCSTCGQAFSCMSALKKHQRIHTGEKPYQCTLCGKYFRVSSNLSKHQITHTGEKPHQCSKCGKTFSQMSHLKRHQRIHSNDVLPC, from the exons ATGTGTGaccaattttctttttccaaaacagaactgaaaacagaaatgtctggatttactgaaccttcACAACTGCGGACTTCaatgaagaaggagataaaagaagaagaatttgatgagttcctacaagagtatccgtctacatttaagacagtggaagaaaagcctagACTCGAATATGAATGcaaaactgaaatgaacacgTCACCCAACATGACTTTGAGAGAAGtaaagtattcaccaatggaaatcgaagatgaagaagaatttgattcaagagaatgTGGTGACTTAGACtattcacctacaa GAGACGTTCAAATgatccaatctaacaaaagAGGGAACATTGAGCAAAAAAGGAACAAAGAGAGCAGTCATAAACGCCCCCAGACTTCATACCATGAATTACATCAGCGACTGGACACCAGGGAGAAACAAtatgaatgctcccagtgtttcaaaacatttgaaagccATTCCTCTtttgcaattcatcaacgaatacacacaggagaaaagcccaatcagtgcagtacatgtgggaaggcatTTAGTCAATCAtctcatctcaagagacaccagagggtccatactggagaaaagccccatcagtgcagtacatgtgggcaGGCCTTTAGTTgcatgtctcatctcaagagacaccagagggtccatactggagaaaagccccatcagtgcagtacatgtgggcaGGCCTTTAGTTGCACGTCTGCTCTCAAGATACACCACAAGATCCATACTAGGGAAaggccacaccagtgcagtacatgtgggaaggcctttagtcaatcgtctcatctcaagagacatcaaaggatccatactggggaaaagccacaccagtgcagtacatgtgggaaggccttcagtAGATTGCCTCATCTCAAGAGacatcagaggatccatactggggaaaagccccatcagtgcagtacatgtgggaaggccttcagtacattgtctcatctcaagacacatcagatgatccatactggagaaatgCCCCATcattgcagtacatgtgggcAGGCCTTTAGTtgcatgtctgctctcaagaaacaccagaggatccatactggggaaaagccgtatcagtgtactTTATGTGGAAAGTATTTCAGGGTAAGCTCCAACTTATCCAAacatcagattacacatacaggagaaaagccacatcagtgttctaagtgtggaaagacctttagtcaaatgtcacatctcaagagacaccagaggatccattcaaatgatgtgctgccctgctaa